A genomic region of Desulfobulbaceae bacterium contains the following coding sequences:
- the urtC gene encoding urea ABC transporter permease subunit UrtC, with amino-acid sequence MNNKRASTVFLLCLGLVTILVPVLNLMVGPENPLHIPTYTMSMFGKYLTYALLAVAVDLVWGYLGILSLGHGAFFALGGYAMGMYLMRQIGTRGVYGNPVLPDFMVFLNWEQLPWFWQGFQWFWFAVLMAVLAPTFLSIFFGWFAFRSRVTGVYLSIITQALTFSLLLAFFRNEMGFGGNNGLTDFKDILGFSLQSDLTRASLFVASGIALGLGYLCCQYIVNSKLGRVCTAIRDSESRVQFIGYKIENFKLCIFAFSAALAGIAGALYVPQVGIINPTEFSPLNSIEIVIWVAVGGRATLYGPVVGALLVNYAKSFLTAAMPDAWLFALGAIFVIVTLFLPHGVTGLLNKRKAAQ; translated from the coding sequence ATGAATAATAAACGAGCAAGTACGGTTTTCTTGTTGTGTCTTGGGTTGGTCACCATATTGGTTCCTGTATTGAACCTAATGGTTGGGCCTGAGAATCCCTTGCATATCCCAACATATACCATGTCTATGTTTGGTAAATATTTAACGTATGCACTGCTGGCAGTTGCTGTTGACCTTGTCTGGGGATATCTCGGTATCCTGAGCTTGGGACATGGGGCTTTTTTTGCTCTAGGTGGCTACGCAATGGGCATGTATCTTATGCGTCAAATTGGCACAAGAGGAGTCTATGGAAATCCGGTTTTGCCCGATTTTATGGTTTTTTTAAATTGGGAACAGCTACCCTGGTTTTGGCAGGGTTTTCAATGGTTCTGGTTTGCAGTTTTAATGGCGGTTCTTGCCCCGACATTTTTGTCAATTTTCTTTGGGTGGTTTGCATTTCGTTCAAGAGTTACAGGCGTTTACCTATCGATTATCACCCAGGCCTTAACCTTTTCGCTGCTTCTGGCGTTCTTTAGAAATGAAATGGGTTTTGGCGGAAACAACGGGCTCACAGACTTTAAAGATATTCTTGGCTTTTCTTTGCAGTCAGATCTTACACGGGCAAGTTTATTTGTCGCCTCCGGGATTGCTTTGGGCCTGGGATACTTATGCTGTCAATACATCGTTAACTCAAAACTGGGCAGGGTCTGTACCGCCATTCGCGACTCAGAAAGTCGTGTACAGTTTATAGGGTACAAAATAGAAAACTTTAAACTGTGCATTTTTGCTTTTTCCGCCGCTTTGGCGGGCATTGCGGGCGCCTTATATGTGCCTCAGGTTGGGATTATCAATCCAACAGAATTTTCACCACTCAACTCTATTGAAATTGTTATTTGGGTTGCAGTTGGTGGGCGTGCCACGCTTTATGGGCCAGTGGTTGGAGCATTGCTAGTAAATTATGCAAAAAGCTTTTTGACGGCAGCTATGCCTGATGCCTGGCTTTTTGCCCTTGGAGCAATTTTTGTTATCGTAACTTTGTTTTTGCCCCATGGTGTTACCGGATTATTAAATAAAAGAAAGGCGGCTCAATAA
- the urtB gene encoding urea ABC transporter permease subunit UrtB: protein MKLSRISHVRGISYMVLLLVASIFITDVLPCLAADQTEFEKGLVLLTESDFAKKELGIDKINTFNDPVKTKEIFNALLKDRLFYVKKDKTVVIGEEGDSLYNITSVLTEEKLAPINKRKLKKISLNNKLRQTIKSSIAQLDLSHPESQVRLEAAKRLLEEPDPSTVSLLTNRLSAENDSEVRETLLLALAMSQLKDADLDKRITALDNLKGSLNPAVRFAVVDLIKNEADEKLKKDAEQMLRDIDSRISFFGWAETLFFGLSMGSVLVLAAIGLAITFGVIGVINMAHGELIMIGAYTTYVIQQLMPESIGLSLFIAIPAAFMVSGLTGIVIEKSVIRFLYGRPLETLLATYGLSLILQQAVRSIFSPLNRTVITPDWMSGSLAINSIFSLTINRLSILIFCGLVFAGLFMIMKKTSIGLQVRAVSQNRDMARAMGVRAARVDALTFGLGSGIAGIAGVALSQLTNVGPNLGQAYIIDSFMVVVFGGVGNLWGTMLGGLSLGIANKFIEPWAGAVLAKIIILVFIILFIQKRPQGLFPQKGRVA from the coding sequence ATGAAGTTGAGTAGAATATCACACGTGCGTGGCATCTCTTACATGGTGCTTTTACTTGTTGCCTCGATCTTTATAACAGATGTCTTGCCATGTTTGGCCGCAGATCAAACTGAATTTGAAAAAGGCCTTGTCCTTTTAACTGAAAGTGATTTTGCGAAAAAGGAACTGGGCATCGATAAAATCAATACTTTCAATGATCCAGTTAAAACAAAGGAGATCTTTAACGCACTGCTTAAGGACCGGCTCTTTTATGTAAAAAAAGATAAGACCGTAGTCATTGGCGAGGAAGGGGATAGTTTATACAATATCACCTCTGTTCTGACCGAAGAAAAACTTGCACCGATTAACAAAAGAAAGCTTAAAAAAATAAGTCTTAACAACAAGTTACGGCAAACAATAAAATCAAGTATCGCTCAGTTAGATCTGTCTCATCCAGAATCTCAGGTGCGGCTTGAGGCTGCTAAAAGATTACTTGAAGAGCCAGACCCTTCAACAGTTTCATTATTAACAAATCGATTGTCAGCAGAAAATGATTCCGAGGTGCGGGAAACATTATTACTAGCACTTGCTATGAGCCAGTTGAAGGATGCTGATTTAGACAAGAGGATAACAGCATTGGACAACTTGAAGGGAAGTCTTAATCCCGCTGTTCGGTTTGCTGTTGTTGATCTTATAAAGAATGAGGCCGATGAAAAGTTAAAAAAGGATGCGGAGCAGATGTTGAGAGACATTGATTCTCGTATCTCCTTTTTTGGTTGGGCCGAGACACTATTTTTCGGACTTAGCATGGGATCTGTACTGGTCTTAGCCGCAATCGGCCTCGCTATTACCTTTGGTGTTATCGGTGTTATCAATATGGCACATGGTGAGCTGATTATGATTGGCGCGTATACAACCTATGTCATTCAACAATTAATGCCTGAATCGATTGGCCTATCGCTCTTTATTGCTATACCAGCAGCCTTCATGGTCTCTGGCCTTACTGGTATCGTGATCGAAAAAAGTGTGATTCGATTTTTATATGGGCGTCCTCTGGAAACTCTTCTAGCGACATACGGCCTAAGTCTTATCCTACAGCAAGCTGTACGATCAATATTTTCGCCGCTCAATCGAACCGTAATAACACCTGACTGGATGAGCGGCTCTTTAGCAATAAACAGTATCTTCTCACTTACAATTAACAGGCTGTCAATTCTTATCTTCTGTGGGCTGGTGTTTGCCGGCCTCTTTATGATTATGAAAAAAACCTCAATTGGGCTCCAGGTTAGAGCGGTTTCTCAGAATCGAGATATGGCACGAGCAATGGGAGTTCGAGCAGCAAGAGTCGATGCCCTGACTTTTGGGTTGGGCTCAGGGATTGCTGGGATTGCAGGTGTCGCGCTTAGCCAGCTAACCAATGTTGGCCCCAACCTTGGCCAAGCCTATATCATTGACTCTTTTATGGTCGTTGTATTTGGTGGTGTTGGCAATTTATGGGGCACAATGCTTGGCGGTTTGTCACTCGGTATCGCTAATAAATTCATAGAACCATGGGCTGGTGCTGTTCTGGCAAAAATCATTATTCTGGTTTTTATTATTCTGTTTATCCAGAAAAGGCCTCAAGGCTTATTCCCTCAAAAAGGCCGCGTTGCATAA
- a CDS encoding GntR family transcriptional regulator, protein MVEIGKINTLTIKRILDSGAQLEGGDLGDVFLPKKYLSAQSRIGEDVEVFVYEDKEKHLHSTTQKPFATVGDFAKLRVVSLSPSGAYLDWGLQKNLLVPKREQFNEMKEGKSYVVYVFLDEKTNRIAASSKLDKFLSMLPPQYNEGDEVDIIICEKSDLGFKAIVNKSHWGIVYKNEVFQELLIGQKLKGYIKKVREDHKIDLSLHQPGYQQVGEIAQTVLDKLKAFGGRIAVTDKSPPEDIYSLFGVSKKVFKKTIGALYKRRLISIDDEGIRLVKKKG, encoded by the coding sequence ATGGTAGAGATAGGCAAAATAAATACACTTACAATAAAAAGAATTCTCGACTCTGGCGCTCAGTTGGAGGGCGGAGATTTAGGCGATGTTTTTTTGCCTAAGAAGTATCTTTCCGCTCAGTCCCGGATTGGTGAAGATGTAGAAGTTTTTGTTTACGAAGATAAAGAGAAACATCTTCACTCAACAACCCAAAAACCGTTTGCGACTGTCGGCGATTTTGCAAAATTACGGGTAGTATCACTTTCTCCATCTGGCGCTTACCTCGATTGGGGACTGCAAAAGAATCTGCTTGTCCCGAAAAGAGAGCAGTTCAACGAGATGAAGGAAGGTAAATCCTACGTGGTCTATGTTTTTCTTGATGAGAAAACCAACCGCATTGCGGCATCATCAAAACTTGATAAATTTCTCAGTATGTTGCCGCCCCAATATAACGAGGGCGATGAGGTCGATATCATTATTTGTGAGAAAAGTGATTTGGGTTTTAAGGCCATTGTCAATAAATCTCACTGGGGCATAGTCTATAAAAATGAAGTATTTCAAGAGTTGCTTATAGGGCAAAAACTCAAAGGCTATATTAAAAAAGTTCGTGAAGATCACAAGATAGATTTGAGTTTGCACCAACCTGGCTATCAGCAGGTTGGTGAGATTGCGCAAACTGTTTTAGATAAACTTAAAGCTTTTGGTGGCAGGATTGCTGTTACTGATAAAAGTCCACCGGAAGATATCTACTCGTTATTCGGGGTAAGTAAAAAAGTGTTTAAGAAAACGATAGGCGCCCTTTACAAACGACGGCTGATCTCAATTGACGATGAAGGTATTCGACTTGTGAAGAAAAAAGGCTGA
- the urtE gene encoding urea ABC transporter ATP-binding subunit UrtE: protein MLYIEKLNQLYGESHTLWDLDLHVEKGKCTCLMGRNGVGKTTLLQCIMGLLPVSSGKILFNSDDLVKKPAEQRARLGIGFVPQGRQIFPLLTVEENLKIGLDTGKSKRKAIPERIFDLFPVLQEMLDRRGGDLSGGQQQQLAIGRALVLEPTLLILDEPTEGIQPNIVNEIGDIIIKLNREEGVTVLLVEQKLKFARRVADNFTLLDKGRGVANGPIADLNEELINQYLKV, encoded by the coding sequence ATGCTCTATATTGAAAAGCTAAACCAGTTATACGGTGAGAGTCATACCCTCTGGGATTTGGATCTCCATGTTGAAAAGGGGAAATGCACCTGCCTCATGGGGAGAAATGGAGTAGGTAAGACAACTCTTCTCCAATGCATCATGGGGTTGCTTCCTGTTTCCTCTGGAAAAATCCTTTTTAATAGTGACGATTTGGTCAAAAAACCTGCAGAACAGAGGGCAAGGCTCGGTATTGGCTTTGTGCCCCAGGGACGGCAAATATTTCCTTTGTTAACCGTGGAAGAAAATTTAAAAATTGGTCTCGATACGGGAAAAAGTAAAAGAAAAGCAATCCCTGAAAGAATTTTTGACCTTTTCCCGGTATTGCAGGAAATGCTTGATCGACGGGGCGGGGATCTCTCTGGCGGTCAGCAACAACAGTTGGCAATTGGCAGAGCCCTGGTTCTGGAACCGACCCTCTTGATTCTTGATGAACCAACAGAAGGGATTCAGCCCAATATTGTCAATGAAATTGGCGATATCATCATAAAGCTAAACCGAGAAGAAGGGGTTACCGTTTTGCTCGTTGAGCAAAAACTAAAATTTGCGCGAAGAGTTGCCGATAATTTTACGTTGTTGGATAAGGGGCGTGGGGTGGCAAACGGTCCCATTGCCGATTTAAATGAAGAGCTAATAAATCAATATTTAAAAGTATGA
- the ureC gene encoding urease subunit alpha, whose protein sequence is MASIDRKSYADMYGPTTGDRIRLADTELIIEVEKDFTVYGEEVKFGGGKVIRDGMGQSQLGTEYAMDTVITNALILDHWGIVKADVGLKLGRIAGIGKAGNPDTQPGVDIIIGPGTEIIAGEGLILTAGGLDSHIHFICPQLAEEALASGVTTMLGGGTGPAAGTNATTCTPGPWHMERMLQAADELPVNIGFLGKGNASLPEALVEQVRAGAMGLKLHEDWGTTPAAIDNCLSVAEEYDIQVAIHTDTLNESGFVENTLAAFKGRTIHAYHTEGAGGGHAPDIIKACGDENVLPSSTNPTRPYTHNTVAEHLDMLMVCHHLDPAIPEDVAFADSRIRRETIAAEDILHDLGAFSMIASDSQAMGRVGEVICRTWQTAHKMKVQRGVLSEDSSRNDNFRAKRYVAKYTINPAIAHGISNEVGSVEVGKLADLVLWKPAFFGAKPAMIIKGGMIVMAPMGDPNASIPTPQPVHYRYMFGALGRAKHKSSVSFVSKAAVEAKIDSVYGLQKKIIASVNNRTIKKSSMIHNHYLPVIEVDSQTYEVRADGELLICEPATVLPLAQRYYLF, encoded by the coding sequence ATGGCATCTATCGACCGAAAAAGTTATGCCGACATGTATGGCCCGACAACAGGCGATCGTATCAGGCTTGCTGATACCGAACTCATAATCGAGGTTGAAAAGGATTTTACCGTCTACGGTGAAGAGGTAAAGTTTGGCGGCGGAAAGGTTATCCGTGATGGTATGGGGCAGAGTCAGCTTGGCACCGAGTATGCGATGGATACAGTAATAACCAATGCCCTTATCCTGGATCATTGGGGAATTGTAAAAGCTGATGTGGGTCTGAAGCTTGGCCGCATTGCTGGCATCGGTAAAGCCGGAAACCCTGACACCCAGCCAGGCGTTGATATTATAATCGGACCGGGAACTGAAATTATTGCTGGTGAAGGGTTAATTCTAACCGCTGGTGGCTTAGACTCTCACATTCATTTTATCTGTCCGCAACTTGCAGAAGAGGCTCTTGCTTCAGGTGTAACCACCATGCTTGGCGGTGGTACAGGACCAGCAGCCGGAACAAATGCCACTACCTGCACTCCCGGGCCATGGCATATGGAAAGGATGCTTCAGGCAGCAGATGAACTACCTGTGAATATAGGTTTCTTAGGAAAAGGCAATGCCAGCCTACCAGAAGCGCTTGTTGAGCAGGTCCGTGCCGGGGCAATGGGCTTAAAACTTCATGAAGATTGGGGCACAACTCCGGCCGCTATAGATAATTGTCTCAGTGTTGCTGAAGAGTATGACATTCAAGTGGCAATCCATACTGACACCTTAAACGAATCCGGGTTTGTCGAAAATACGTTGGCAGCCTTTAAGGGCAGAACAATTCATGCCTACCACACAGAAGGTGCTGGTGGTGGCCATGCTCCGGACATAATCAAGGCTTGCGGAGATGAAAATGTCCTTCCCTCATCGACAAATCCAACCCGACCATACACCCATAATACGGTGGCGGAACATTTAGATATGCTCATGGTTTGCCATCATCTCGATCCTGCTATCCCAGAAGATGTGGCCTTTGCTGACTCCAGGATTAGGCGCGAAACAATTGCCGCTGAAGATATCCTCCATGATTTAGGGGCATTTAGTATGATTGCGTCTGACTCTCAGGCAATGGGTCGAGTCGGTGAGGTAATTTGTCGAACCTGGCAAACTGCTCATAAGATGAAGGTGCAGCGTGGGGTTCTCTCAGAAGACAGCTCACGAAATGATAATTTTCGGGCTAAACGCTATGTGGCAAAATACACAATTAACCCAGCCATTGCCCACGGCATAAGCAATGAAGTCGGGTCTGTTGAAGTCGGTAAACTTGCTGATTTAGTCTTATGGAAACCAGCTTTTTTTGGTGCAAAACCCGCCATGATCATTAAGGGTGGGATGATCGTTATGGCTCCAATGGGTGACCCAAATGCATCAATTCCAACGCCTCAACCGGTGCATTATCGTTACATGTTTGGGGCATTAGGAAGAGCTAAGCATAAATCTTCGGTCAGTTTTGTCTCAAAGGCTGCGGTCGAAGCAAAAATTGATAGTGTCTACGGGCTCCAGAAGAAAATTATCGCCTCAGTCAACAACAGGACTATCAAAAAAAGCTCGATGATACACAACCATTATTTGCCGGTCATTGAAGTTGACTCACAAACCTATGAGGTCCGTGCCGATGGCGAGTTATTGATTTGTGAGCCTGCTACGGTACTTCCTTTAGCCCAACGATATTATTTATTTTAA
- the ureA gene encoding urease subunit gamma, with protein sequence MELTPREKDKLLLFTAGLLAERRKARGLKLNYPEAIAFISAAVLEGARDGKTVEELMDYGATLLTTADVMGGIAEMVTEVQVEATFPDGTKLVTVHDPIKQGATS encoded by the coding sequence ATGGAATTAACTCCTAGGGAAAAAGATAAGTTACTTCTTTTTACTGCAGGTTTACTTGCAGAACGACGAAAGGCTCGTGGCTTAAAACTCAATTATCCAGAAGCCATTGCCTTTATTTCTGCTGCGGTTTTAGAAGGCGCTCGTGACGGAAAAACCGTTGAAGAGTTAATGGATTATGGTGCCACCTTGCTCACCACTGCTGATGTTATGGGTGGTATTGCAGAGATGGTTACAGAGGTTCAGGTTGAGGCAACATTTCCTGACGGCACCAAACTGGTGACTGTCCATGATCCGATCAAACAAGGAGCGACATCATGA
- the urtA gene encoding urea ABC transporter substrate-binding protein, with translation MKRRLLSSLCAISILALSVAAQAADTIKVGVLHSLSGTMAISETTLKDTMLMLIDEQNKKGGLLGKKLEAVVVDPASNWPLFAEKARELIEKDKVASVFGCWTSVSRKSVLPVFEELNSLLFYPVQYEGEESSKNVFYTGAAPNQQAIPAVDYLMNDIKVKRWVLAGTDYVYPRTTNKILEAYLKSKGVAEKDIMINYTPFGHSDWQSIVSDIKKFGSAGVKTAVVSTINGDANVPFYKELANQGVSAQDIPVVAFSVGEEELSGFSTKPLVGHLAAWNYFMSVDNPINDAFIETWQTFIKSDKRVTNDPMEAHYIGFNMWVKAVEKAGTTDSDAVQKAIIGITVPNLSGGYAAMMPNHHITKPVLIGEIQADGQFVTVWQTAGTVVGDAWSDYLDGSKDLISDWRAPLSCGNFNVKSGSCSGN, from the coding sequence ATGAAACGAAGACTATTGTCATCACTGTGCGCCATCTCAATTCTTGCGCTATCTGTTGCAGCTCAAGCAGCAGACACAATTAAGGTGGGCGTCCTACATTCCCTCTCTGGAACGATGGCTATCAGCGAAACAACATTAAAAGACACAATGCTGATGCTTATTGATGAGCAGAATAAAAAGGGTGGGCTTTTAGGCAAAAAACTGGAGGCAGTGGTTGTGGACCCAGCATCTAACTGGCCGCTTTTTGCTGAAAAAGCTAGGGAGCTTATCGAAAAAGATAAAGTTGCATCTGTTTTTGGTTGCTGGACCTCTGTTTCAAGAAAATCTGTTCTTCCTGTCTTTGAGGAACTGAACAGCCTGCTTTTCTACCCAGTCCAGTATGAAGGTGAGGAATCTTCAAAGAATGTATTCTACACAGGTGCAGCGCCTAACCAACAAGCTATACCTGCTGTCGATTATTTAATGAATGACATTAAGGTTAAACGATGGGTACTGGCAGGAACAGACTATGTCTATCCTCGAACGACTAATAAAATTTTAGAGGCCTATCTCAAGTCAAAAGGGGTTGCTGAAAAAGATATCATGATTAATTACACCCCATTTGGCCATTCAGATTGGCAGTCAATTGTTTCTGATATCAAAAAGTTCGGCTCTGCTGGTGTGAAAACGGCTGTTGTGTCAACCATCAATGGTGATGCAAACGTTCCTTTCTATAAAGAGTTGGCTAATCAAGGTGTTTCAGCTCAAGACATTCCTGTTGTTGCTTTTTCTGTGGGCGAGGAAGAGTTGTCCGGTTTTTCAACGAAACCTCTTGTTGGTCACCTTGCTGCCTGGAATTACTTCATGAGTGTTGATAATCCAATCAACGATGCATTCATCGAAACCTGGCAGACATTTATCAAGAGTGACAAGCGAGTTACAAATGATCCAATGGAAGCCCATTACATTGGGTTTAATATGTGGGTTAAAGCTGTAGAGAAAGCTGGTACTACAGACTCCGATGCCGTGCAGAAAGCAATCATTGGAATCACCGTTCCGAATCTTTCTGGCGGTTACGCAGCTATGATGCCCAATCATCATATCACGAAACCTGTACTCATTGGTGAAATTCAGGCTGATGGCCAGTTCGTTACTGTATGGCAGACTGCCGGCACAGTAGTCGGCGATGCATGGTCAGATTATCTCGATGGTTCAAAAGACCTTATTTCTGATTGGCGTGCACCGCTTTCTTGCGGAAATTTCAATGTAAAATCTGGCTCCTGTTCAGGAAACTAA
- a CDS encoding urease accessory protein UreD — translation MTSLPNCSEETLGSNSSGWLAGLELEFYVAEQKTVSRQVRHHGPLQTQRSFYPEGDDVCHTYILHPPGGVVGGDQLKIKVRMHEGANALVTTPAAGKFYRSAGSKSLVSQKMIVGNNAVLEWLPQENIIYNQAKASQTTNIELGKNSCFLGWEICCLGLAASKEPFEAGLFHQTFNVWQDGVPLLVERSCFETDSAMLKAAWGLRNCSVVGTLICSRIPNDKTKSLLNEIRSAVAAVTEDDLFSVTTVSGMIVCRYLGDHAYKARKCFVVAWKILRESVLGRSACLPRIWNT, via the coding sequence TTGACCTCATTACCAAATTGCAGTGAAGAGACTTTGGGCAGTAACTCTTCTGGATGGTTGGCAGGCCTGGAGTTAGAGTTTTATGTCGCTGAACAAAAAACGGTTTCACGACAGGTACGACACCATGGCCCTCTTCAGACACAGCGTTCTTTTTACCCCGAAGGCGATGATGTGTGTCATACCTATATTCTCCATCCTCCGGGAGGGGTTGTTGGTGGCGACCAGCTTAAAATAAAAGTGCGTATGCATGAGGGCGCAAATGCTTTAGTGACAACGCCTGCCGCTGGTAAGTTTTATAGAAGTGCAGGTTCAAAGTCTTTGGTCAGTCAAAAAATGATAGTTGGGAATAATGCAGTGCTGGAGTGGCTGCCCCAGGAAAATATTATCTATAATCAGGCAAAGGCCTCTCAGACAACCAATATTGAGTTGGGGAAAAATTCTTGTTTTTTAGGTTGGGAGATATGTTGTTTAGGGTTAGCTGCTTCAAAAGAACCTTTTGAAGCAGGACTCTTCCACCAGACATTTAATGTCTGGCAAGATGGTGTTCCTCTTTTAGTAGAACGCTCCTGCTTTGAAACGGACTCGGCAATGCTAAAGGCGGCATGGGGACTGAGGAACTGCTCGGTCGTCGGAACCTTAATCTGTAGTCGGATTCCAAATGATAAAACAAAATCACTTCTTAATGAAATTAGATCTGCTGTGGCAGCTGTAACAGAAGATGACCTCTTTAGTGTAACAACCGTCAGTGGCATGATTGTGTGCCGTTACCTTGGTGACCATGCCTATAAAGCACGGAAATGTTTTGTTGTTGCCTGGAAAATATTACGAGAAAGCGTGCTTGGCCGCTCAGCATGTTTGCCGAGAATTTGGAATACATAG
- the ureE gene encoding urease accessory protein UreE — MIKIHTILDSGKKDIVPDGIVTLEYAKRQKCTQRVMLDSGDEVGLMLPRGTVLHDGDMLEADNGWIIRVCAAKEALSVATCQDPDLFARACYHLGNRHAPAQICQNILSYQHDHVLDDMLIGLGLSVHLESAPFSPENGAYHNNSSHNH; from the coding sequence ATGATTAAAATACATACGATTCTTGACTCAGGTAAGAAAGATATCGTCCCTGATGGAATAGTAACTCTTGAATACGCAAAGCGCCAAAAGTGTACCCAAAGAGTCATGCTTGACAGCGGTGACGAAGTTGGACTGATGTTGCCCCGTGGCACTGTGCTTCACGATGGTGATATGCTGGAAGCAGACAACGGCTGGATAATTAGGGTATGTGCCGCAAAAGAAGCGCTTTCTGTCGCAACCTGCCAAGACCCTGATCTTTTTGCAAGGGCCTGCTACCATTTGGGTAATCGTCATGCGCCTGCACAAATTTGCCAAAACATCCTATCGTACCAGCATGATCACGTTCTTGACGATATGCTTATTGGCTTAGGGCTCTCAGTTCACCTTGAGTCCGCACCATTTTCACCTGAGAATGGTGCCTATCATAACAATAGCAGCCATAACCATTGA
- a CDS encoding urease subunit beta has product MIPGEMFLASQEIELNADRPSHRILVANTGDRPVQVGSHYHFYEVNSALEFDRDEALGCRLNIPSGTAVRFEPGQSREVELIRFAGDLNIYGFNGKIMGGVK; this is encoded by the coding sequence ATGATACCAGGAGAGATGTTTCTTGCGAGCCAAGAGATTGAGCTTAACGCTGATCGCCCTAGCCACCGAATACTTGTTGCCAACACAGGTGATAGGCCTGTGCAGGTTGGTTCCCATTACCATTTTTATGAGGTGAACAGCGCCCTTGAGTTTGATCGTGATGAGGCGCTTGGGTGTCGATTAAATATTCCGTCTGGTACTGCCGTTCGCTTTGAACCAGGACAAAGTCGTGAAGTCGAGCTAATTCGTTTTGCCGGGGATTTAAACATATATGGTTTTAACGGCAAAATAATGGGAGGAGTCAAATAA
- a CDS encoding cold-shock protein, with protein sequence MSEGTVKWFNASKGFGFIEQDNGGDDIFVHYSAIKSDGYKSLDEGARVQFDVVDGNKGPAADNVVYI encoded by the coding sequence ATGTCAGAAGGAACAGTAAAATGGTTTAACGCGTCAAAGGGATTTGGTTTTATTGAGCAGGATAACGGTGGCGATGATATTTTCGTTCACTACTCAGCAATAAAATCTGATGGTTACAAATCGCTTGACGAAGGTGCACGTGTTCAGTTCGACGTAGTTGATGGAAATAAAGGTCCAGCAGCTGATAACGTTGTCTATATCTAA
- the urtD gene encoding urea ABC transporter ATP-binding protein UrtD produces the protein MNALDKFRQAFRRDQVYDFLIPDIPPDLDVTHGIILYLEDISVSFDGFKAIDNLNLYIGDGELRCIIGPNGAGKTTMMDIITGKTKPDCGKAWFGQSIDLLKLSEPEIAQTGIGRKFQKPTVFENHTVCENLELAMSCNKGVFPTLFAKLSGEQRDYIAEVLELIGLTEITYHRAGSLSHGQKQWLEIGMLLMQKPKLLLVDEPVAGMTHQEMDRTAELLTSLAGDRSVVVVEHDMDFVRSIAQTVTVLHQGSILAEGSMDEIQNDQRVIQVYLGE, from the coding sequence ATGAATGCTCTTGATAAATTTCGCCAGGCCTTTCGTCGAGACCAAGTCTATGACTTTCTCATCCCTGATATCCCGCCTGATCTTGATGTTACCCACGGTATAATTCTTTATTTAGAAGATATATCTGTCTCGTTTGACGGATTTAAAGCTATTGATAACTTGAACTTATATATTGGCGATGGTGAATTGCGCTGCATTATTGGTCCAAATGGGGCGGGTAAAACCACCATGATGGATATCATAACCGGTAAAACCAAACCAGATTGCGGTAAAGCCTGGTTCGGGCAGAGTATCGACCTTCTTAAACTCTCTGAACCAGAAATTGCTCAAACTGGAATTGGCAGAAAATTTCAGAAACCAACAGTTTTTGAAAACCACACAGTCTGTGAAAATCTTGAACTGGCAATGTCGTGCAATAAAGGTGTTTTCCCAACTCTTTTTGCCAAGTTATCGGGCGAACAGAGAGATTATATTGCTGAAGTTCTTGAGCTAATTGGTTTAACTGAAATAACATACCACCGTGCTGGCTCACTGTCCCATGGGCAGAAACAATGGCTGGAGATTGGCATGCTGCTCATGCAGAAACCCAAACTACTGTTAGTCGACGAGCCTGTTGCCGGGATGACCCATCAGGAGATGGATCGTACCGCTGAACTCCTTACTTCACTGGCCGGGGATAGATCTGTTGTTGTCGTTGAACATGATATGGACTTTGTGCGCTCAATTGCCCAAACAGTGACAGTCCTTCATCAGGGGAGTATTTTGGCAGAGGGAAGTATGGATGAAATCCAGAATGACCAACGGGTTATACAGGTTTACCTGGGAGAATAA